aaaaatattcACAAAAAAGACCAAAATCTGCAGCTCCACTGAACAATGCAAaactttttattaatattataattaatattattaatatcctGGTACGTTTCAAATATGTACAGACAATAAATATTTTCCCTAATACTTTACATATGGTCACTATTACAGAAGACTGCAACAGGATTCTTCAGGTGTTCCAACGAAATATCCTCAGaatacctaaaaaataaataaataaataaataaattgcagtatATTTTTACTGTGGTATTTTCCAAACAAATATCTCcctatacagtaaaatatattaatttaaaccCTGATTATCTGTCAgacagtcatttaaaatgttagtCACAGAAAAGGATACAAACCATTGTAATACCATGGTTACGCATGTCAAACCCTCTGCAGAAGTATGGGCAAATTTACTGTGCAAAGACAAGGGTTATAGTTGGGAAGTTTGCCAACAAGTGATGAccgaaaataaaaaataaaaaaaaaatagttttaacttTAATACCATGTGTATAAAATCTGTTGTTGGACCATTTGttcattttaaggtcattttcTTCTTTGCTTAAGTTTTTAACATGAGCACCACCTTTAAACAATTTCAGTCTCCAGTATATTGTTTATAATTATGATGCGATTTATATTAAAACACGACTCTTTAAAGGTGGCTCTCATATTCAAAAACTGAGCAAACCAGGAACATTTTACTCAAAATAAGCAAAATTGCACAAGGATTCaataaccatgaaaaaaataagaatgtgacaATAGACAACTTAATTATTGCAAATATATCTTATGGTAGtttcattaaaggtgaaacaacgtctatggtaaatattttgtttttggccACCACAAATTgtatagacccttgtccttttccatggtgcacttttaaaagaaaaataacactggAATTCAGTCCAGTTAAGGTTGTGTCATTATTAAACATATATGGTAGTTTTGTTGGAGATCAATTACGTGGCACCATTCAAGGTCCCAGAACCAAACAAAAGCTACCAGTGTGGATTTATAAAACACTAATGTCTATTTACATTAGAATGGATACAGATGTCATAATATCAGTGCGTTACCTTAAATAAACTCTAACAAAACCATTGGTGGACCATAGCATTACcgacaattcatttaaaataacaaatactgcaCAGTACTGCGGATACACCAACACACTGTCCTCATACTATTAGTATTACTGTTGTAATGCCATGGATTACCATTGTGTATTGGTTCATATGTTTATGATATTTATGCaggtttaaatatgaaaataagacTCAGGTGGCACTACCATCTTAGCTGCTACTATTGTCCACTAGGATGAAACCACTATAGTGCCAGTGCATTGGTTAGCATGGTTTAGCCCATGTCCATGCATCGGTTTGCCCTTTTACCATGCAAACTTCTATAAGGGGAGACTAGAATTGATGTTAAACTTTTAGTTTAGGGTTTTAGTGTATAGTGCGGCAGTACAGTTGCAAGGGCATTCTATTAGAATTGAAATCTGTATTGAAGTGtgattgaaacacattttcagtcataCTGGCCCACTTACATGCATTATAATTTTGCCCATTTTCACTGATACAATTATTAAGTATTTGGGCTGGGGGAGAGCACCAGTGTTTAAACAAATTACATGCAACAGCAAGCTGAAATACTTCAATCAATTCCCGAGGTTTTAGGATTGAAATTGAATTTGAATCATAGCCTTTGTTTATGTTGGATCTCAAAATATAGTCTTATGACTTACATGGAGCTAATACAGTTTTGTCCCAGAAGATGGTGCTGTTGTAAAACTAAAGCTATTCAAAaaagttggtaaaaaaaaaaaaactgaataagttaaagtaaaataaataaatgaataaaacaaaaaacattgctaGTTAGATGAGAATTGCCATACACATATTTCTTTATATAGTTCTATACTTTAAAATATGTGCATGCAGTACTTACTATATGCAATACCCCAAGAGTTATAGTCTGGTCCTGTATGACAGTATTAAAACTGTTTACTACATTTGAATTTATTCAAATGTCTGAAACAATACTGTGCCTCCATATCTGGTTCAAATTAGGACACTGGGCAAGGTCACTGCAGGATTTTTGTCCTTGTTTTAAATTAGGACACTGGGCAAGGCCGCTGCAGGATTCTCATCCTTGTTTTAAAGACATTCAAATTTTAGGCTGTGAAGATTCATGGAATACAAAGACTTCCTGCAGATGCTTACAATTATGTAAATGAAAATCATTCCACTGTAAAAGATAGCAGCTTGACAATGCAAGGCAAGCATTTCAGGATGATTACCAAAAACCAAAAGGTGTTATTAACCTTAAACCTTTTTATTACAGCCCAATAGAACCAATAGTATCAGACTCTCTGTGACAGATGTAGAGTCCTTTACATCtgttattttatacaaaactaaACACCAAGCAACAGAGTagctaaatgtaatgtgtttttaacacTCTTTCTAAAGTAAACTGGAGTAAAAGTATTAAGGCTGGTATtaaaccctgattagcactcaTCTTGGACTACAgcacctaatgttattttaggtatggtagtccaagattagtactaatcagggtctgtgaaaccagcggTTAGAGTCCACTATATGTGTAGTGAAATTCTAAATAGGTGGGACCAACACCTCTATAGTCATGCACCTTTAGAAGGAAATGTATTGGAAAAGTTTGACTGCACAAAGATGGGCATTCAATGTCTTTCACACAAACCAGCCAAATACAACCTTTACTAAACATTAATTTTCTGGCCGTAGTCAGCAGCTTACCTTTATCAGAGGTTTCCCCCTAGTGTAGGAGCTCTCCCAGGCTTAAGTATGGGGCCCATTCCAGGCTGTATCCATTGCCAGGCTCCCAGAGACTTATCGAGCGCGCTCTCCTTTTCTTTTTGTCGTTTTCCCTGCGTTTCCCTGACCGGCCCTTCTTCTTTTTGCCATTGGCTTTAATGGGCGGGTCCTTGTAGATCTGTGATTTGTTGGTCTCTTGCGGCAGGTAGGTACCCTCCTCCTCCACCCCTAGGCCTATGGGGTAGTTCTTGGTGCTGCCCGCTGGCTTGGGGTTTGTGGTGCGGCTGGGCAGCTCCCGGATCTCTGCAGTGTGCACCTCACCGAGAAGGTTCTGCAGCCAGATCCGCCTCTGCAGCTCCTGGAAGGACCGACCCTTGTCGTGCAAAAGCTGGTGCTCCGATACTGCTCTCCTCCTGAGGGGGCAAGCCGGGAGAGAGATCAGACTCACAAGCAAAGGTATTACTAATAAGGATTCATAATTTCAAGACATTCAAATGGAATTCTAAAGTAAAATTAGAAGaaacttttgttttagttttactttaaaaatgcaatgttaattGCATTATTACATAGCCCATTCTGTTTGCAACTGTCATTCTGATCATTCTGATTGTTTGCAGCTGTTGTTCTGGCTTCAGTTGCTcccatgttgattttaaaaaagcctttacCATGCTTTGTGTTTGCTTTGAGTTTGCTTTGAGCCTGCTTTGAGCTTGCTTTGAGTCTGCTTTGAGCCTGCTTTGTGTTTGCTTTGAGCTTGCTTTGAGTTTGCTTTGAGCTGGAGTATCCCAAGTTCCAGGACTGAACAGACTTCACCATTCCTTTCAAATAATGAGataatgtgacttttcaactctagCTAGCCACACCAAAACCGCATATAGACAGAGATAATACAGTAGATGGAGCTGACAGAGCAATATGTAATATACATCTATGGTATATATACTGTTCCGTAAGAACACAGTCACTGCAtgcacaattgtaccatgttaagtttccttatttttttattatgcatgcatgttttttcaaagttttggctgGGCAATTTCTCAAACTCCAAAGAGTTCACACAAaccgttttaaaatgtataacatttaaaataagaaattgtgacctacagaaaaaaatacattattatccaACTTGCATAAGACAGCACTATTGCCCTATTTATGAAAAAAAGCAGAGAGCCAGCActgaaatacattgttttctcTACAGGGCACCACATTATGTTACGGTTTGAAAAGCTGCAGCAATGACTCTACTCTTTCACACAGGCTTAACTGTTCTTATAAGGACATGTCGTGGAAATTGTGATATTTATGTTTTCACCCACCCTGATGCTAAAGGGCCAAATATTACAAAATCAGACTGCTGTCATTGCAGAGCCATTAAAGGAAGTACTACGCATATGCTTTCCACACGGCCTAATGTTTTCTTAGCAATCTGTTTCCATCTTTGTTTGTTAGTTTACTGTGAGAGCTTTGTGAAATGCATAGCTGCTGTGGTAATCCAAGTGGGTCTGAATACTTTCCCTTCAGCTCATATGCAAACTCTTACTTTTCCAGATAATTATTTTACCCCTCGCCCTTCGTCTCCCTTAAATTACTGCATGGAACCCAATGATAACTGCGTTAATTCATCGAGTCACCCTGcgccaatgtgtttttatttaaagtaatcaACGCTTGTAAAAATCTGGCCAGCAGCCAGTCCCTATTTGATATTGTATTTACCTTAAATCAGCAGAGTTCCAGATTCTCACACCTaactaaaataaatcaagaaTGTCCAGTAACACCTTCCGCAAAAGCGCTGCCATGATTCCTGACTAAATCTACTGCCAACACAGATGCTGAGTTCCACATTGAGCCATTCTTCAAAACAATTTTCTACTTAAGTGGAGCAAACGACTAAAAAGTTCCCTGTTCAATTAAAACTGCTGGGACTCAAAACAGAGAATTCAGTATAGGCATAACTTAAAGTAATAACATTATCAGCATGCTATAAGTGATTGTGTTGTATATAGTGTCTTTTTGTTATACAATATGTCATCCCGTTCTGGCTGCACAAACTGTTTGACATGATTTCTGTTCTAGGCACCTAACACACAACATGTTAACTTATTATACATCACAAAACGAATACTGTACTCACAAATTACATTAgtcataaaaaaagtatttttaactGATGAACtttgcacaagatgacatctgttTTCTGGATTATTAATACAGGAAGTGACATTCGCCCAATCAACATTCCAATATCTTGCTATGAGTGTCTACCAACTACCACAACATTCTAAAGACAAGGATAACAGAATGAACTATGTAATGTGTTCTTTTCATTAAAAGATTTCTAATAACAGAATCAACTATGTAATGTGTTCTTTTAATTAAAAGATTTATAATAACAGAATCAACTATGTAATTTGtccttttcttttaattcaaaCATTTCTAAGCTAGTACAGTATGCAGTTGTAAATATTAGCTTTGCTTTGTTGTCATCTTGTCTACCAAAGTGCTCATGAGAATGCATGCCTATGCAATAAGACATATTAAGTTATATTAGATGAACTGGAATTGTAACAGATCCTTAAGACTATTGGTTTATTTCTCAGAAGTGatttttaagaaacaaataagGGTTAGTTTTGTTGTTGGAATCTTAAACAGTGCCTGCACCTTTTTATTGGGGACTGGTAGTTGTTTTTTAACTGGTCACACTGGTTGAAGAGACTCTTCTTCCAGTTCAACTCAACAGCTGTTTCCAGTTTACTGTTCTAAAGGTTAAGAAACTGATACCGGAAAATCAGTTCAACTCTAATATTACTGTTTGTTtcctgtaaatgtattttcaatgttcTTCTAATTAATGGAAACCACTCATGAGTGCTTAAGAGATTGAATTAAATTTCATTGTTGTTGTtctacttttgtaaaaaaaaaaaaaaaaaaaaaaaaaataatactaataaattaaataataattgtactgttttttctTATAGGAGTTAAAAATGCTTAGTACAGTGTTGTTAATGTACCACTATACTGAAGTGTATCCATAATTTTCTTTTAGTGTTATTGAAGTAGTACTGACTGAATACTACATTTGTAACCATTTTTCTAAAAGTTCACAGCTATTTTTAAGCTAGCAACATGTTGTGCTATTTATTGTGTAATCGAATCTGTACTTTTAATCTTACATTTGTATGTATCTTTTGGCCCAATATCTGGGATTGGAAAATAGATACCTCTGCTTCCAGACACTTCACAGAAGCTCTTTTATGAAGCCTGTACATGTATATGTTTACCAACAGGTGGCAGTATTGAAAAGGGAATTTCTTTCCTggtatttttacagaaaaaatacatCCAGCCCACTTAACTAGTGTTGCAGAACTCCAGGCCttgagggccattccactccatcCCACTCCAGGGGCtataaattaagtaattaacAGATGAATACCATAACAAAGGTGTAATTGGTTCACTTAAGTTTTAATGGGTATGGTTGTAACAAATAACTGGTTTAGAAGGGCCCTCGCAGTGTGCCGCTGTAAACTATTAGTCTTGTCCAGGGATGTGCGCCTCCAGTGAACTACGCTAGCACCTGGATGGAAATTTAATtggttaaacaatttagaacctGTTTTTAACAAAGACATGGAGTGGAATAATCAAATGTgctaattcaaatgcatttaattcaaatgcattagcctgcattgtttcttttttgattttAGAAATAGAGTCAAAGGGATTCTACTTGTCTTTCACCCAGTCCCAGTTTTTGAATCGTCTTTGTGCAAAAATAATTAGGTGGGAGCAATCAGGCCACTTCCATAGTGGCCTAGATCTGTTCCTCCTTTCAGTAATGAATGGATGCCCTGTACAGTTTGGTGAGATTTACTACAGGTTAAATGAATATTACTGGTTGGCATTATGCTAAAGCAAAACTAGAAAAACATGTcagtgtattctttttttaaaactaatcaAGTGCCAATCACCACATTTACTTTGTGTCGTGAGAAAGCTGAGAAGCAGACATGTTCATATACCTGCAATCAAGGCAAAGAACAGCACaggtgtttcaggtaactgtTTGATTCCTCGTTCTACATTTAAATTGTCGTTTTGGTATGGATTTCTGTTATTTCTTCCAGTAGAGCCAAGACTTACACAAAGTTCAGCTGGTCCaagttaccgtattcctttgaatttaagatgtcCTTGAATTttagatgcagcccaaatttaccgtcgtcaatttgaggaaaaaacaaaagatcaaataaatatgcGTTTACAAAGCTACAGCTttaattacgcatatggaggcagtttgtgtctgtctgctgtcacacagagcattatagttatgtgctgcttctcatttccagtcgtgattactcacacctgttttcttttcagtttgtgaactgtggtatttcTTGGTATGTTGAAAAATATGGTGGTCTAATCAGCAATTCCAATCTGTCCATGCTGCTactatttgttagaaatgttgaaattgtaaaagcttcttttAGAATTCCTCATAatgctaatgacgcttctttgaaaatggctgcctgtatgtcatagatgattcgagatcaggcagtaatgttttggttcatcttttctcggcagcaagtcacgttgctgtttgtgctCGGATAGTCAAGTCTTGTTGccaattttaatacatgcattacTACACTGTACCTGAATTTAAGATtgaggctatttttgagaagaaaaaaattg
This window of the Polyodon spathula isolate WHYD16114869_AA chromosome 7, ASM1765450v1, whole genome shotgun sequence genome carries:
- the LOC121317897 gene encoding parathyroid hormone-related protein-like, whose protein sequence is MAKNFCRKKILNYKMLCTRRLFQQWTFAVFLLCSSVPCQGRPIDAVSNKVRRAVSEHQLLHDKGRSFQELQRRIWLQNLLGEVHTAEIRELPSRTTNPKPAGSTKNYPIGLGVEEEGTYLPQETNKSQIYKDPPIKANGKKKKGRSGKRRENDKKKRRARSISLWEPGNGYSLEWAPYLSLGELLH